In a single window of the Arthrobacter zhangbolii genome:
- the rpmJ gene encoding 50S ribosomal protein L36 — translation MKVQPSVKQICDKCKVIRRNGRVMVICENPRHKQRQG, via the coding sequence ATGAAGGTCCAGCCGAGCGTCAAGCAGATCTGCGATAAGTGCAAGGTGATTCGCCGTAACGGTCGAGTCATGGTGATCTGCGAGAACCCGCGCCACAAGCAGCGCCAGGGCTAA
- the infA gene encoding translation initiation factor IF-1, which yields MAKKDGVIEIEGSVNEALPNAMFRVELANGHIVLAHISGKMRQHYIRILPGDRVVVELSPYDLTRGRIVYRYK from the coding sequence ATGGCCAAGAAAGACGGCGTCATTGAGATCGAGGGCTCGGTCAACGAAGCCCTGCCCAACGCGATGTTCCGCGTTGAGCTGGCCAACGGCCACATTGTGCTCGCACACATCTCGGGAAAGATGCGTCAACACTACATTCGCATCCTCCCAGGAGACCGCGTTGTAGTGGAACTTAGCCCGTACGACCTCACCCGGGGTCGGATCGTCTACCGCTACAAATAA
- the map gene encoding type I methionyl aminopeptidase: MFGQPRIQYKTNEQMRIMREAGLVLISALDAAVKSAEVGVSTREIDAVFAGVLKEAGATSNFLGYYDYPATVCTSVNEEVVHGIPGDRVLQEGDIISIDGGAVVRGWHSDSARTVIVGTPDPEDQRLSDVTENAMWHGIAAAAKGKFVGDIGAAVDDYVSSVPGKRLGILEDYVGHGIGTEMHQAPDVLNYRTSHRGPKLRPGLCLAIEPMLVRGGIETKTLEDDWTVITVDGSRSSQWEHSVAIHEKGIWVLTAPDGGASRLEPLGVTPVPIP, from the coding sequence ATGTTCGGCCAGCCTCGAATCCAATACAAAACCAACGAGCAGATGCGCATCATGCGCGAAGCCGGCCTGGTGCTGATCTCCGCACTCGACGCGGCCGTGAAATCCGCAGAGGTAGGAGTCAGCACGCGGGAAATCGACGCGGTTTTCGCCGGGGTGCTGAAGGAAGCCGGAGCCACCTCCAATTTCCTTGGCTATTACGACTACCCCGCAACGGTCTGCACTTCGGTGAATGAGGAAGTTGTCCACGGCATCCCGGGGGACCGGGTGCTGCAGGAGGGCGACATCATTTCCATTGACGGGGGCGCAGTAGTCCGCGGCTGGCATTCGGACTCGGCACGCACGGTGATCGTGGGCACGCCCGACCCCGAGGACCAGCGTCTCTCGGATGTCACCGAAAACGCCATGTGGCACGGTATTGCCGCCGCAGCCAAGGGTAAATTCGTGGGCGATATCGGTGCGGCGGTTGATGACTATGTCAGCTCCGTGCCGGGCAAGCGGCTGGGCATCCTCGAGGACTATGTCGGACACGGCATCGGAACCGAAATGCACCAGGCGCCGGACGTCCTGAACTACCGCACCAGCCATCGCGGACCGAAGCTGCGGCCCGGGCTGTGCCTGGCCATTGAGCCCATGCTCGTGCGTGGCGGGATCGAAACCAAAACCCTTGAGGATGACTGGACGGTCATCACGGTTGACGGCAGCCGGTCCAGCCAGTGGGAGCACTCGGTGGCCATCCATGAAAAGGGAATCTGGGTGCTGACGGCTCCGGACGGCGGGGCCTCCCGGCTCGAACCGCTCGGTGTCACACCGGTCCCGATTCCCTAG
- a CDS encoding adenylate kinase, with the protein MTRMLIIGPPGAGKGTQAARISERLGVTAISTGDIFRSNVKELTPLGVEAKKYIDAGNFVPDSVTNSMVRSRLQDNDVEPGFLLDGYPRTVAQVDELDDILAGKGQKLDAVLLLTADDDELVARLLKRAELEGRSDDTEDVIRHRLDLYKQQTADVVSRYQDRGIVTRVDGLGGIDEVTERVMEALKDLR; encoded by the coding sequence ATGACAAGAATGCTCATTATCGGGCCTCCCGGTGCCGGTAAAGGAACTCAGGCCGCCCGCATTTCGGAGCGCCTCGGCGTCACGGCAATATCGACCGGCGACATCTTCCGCTCCAACGTCAAGGAACTCACGCCCCTGGGCGTGGAGGCCAAGAAGTACATCGATGCCGGCAACTTTGTTCCGGACAGCGTTACCAACAGCATGGTCCGCAGCCGGCTGCAGGACAACGACGTCGAGCCCGGCTTCCTGCTGGACGGCTACCCGCGCACCGTGGCACAGGTCGATGAACTCGACGACATCCTGGCCGGCAAGGGCCAGAAGCTCGACGCCGTGCTGCTGCTCACCGCCGACGACGACGAACTGGTTGCCCGCCTGCTCAAGCGCGCCGAACTCGAGGGCCGCAGCGACGACACCGAAGACGTCATCCGGCACCGGCTGGACCTCTACAAGCAGCAGACGGCCGACGTCGTCTCCCGCTATCAGGACCGCGGCATCGTGACCCGCGTCGACGGACTGGGCGGCATCGACGAAGTCACCGAGCGCGTGATGGAAGCACTGAAGGACCTGCGCTAA
- the secY gene encoding preprotein translocase subunit SecY, whose product MLSAIGRAFRTPDLRRKLLFTLGIITIFRMGAFIPAPGVDYGNVQQCLALGATSGGIYEFVNLFSGGALLQVSIFALGIMPYITASIIVQLLRVVIPHFQALHEEGAQGQSKLTQYTRYLTIALGLLNATTVVSLARSGALFNNQCALPVIPDDSLVTILLLIITLTAGTGVIMWMGELVTEKGVGNGMSLLIFTSIAASFPSALGAILTAQGWTIFLAVLAVGVLTVTLVIFVEQSQRRVPVQYAKRMVGRRTVGGTNTYIPIKVNMAGVIPVIFASSMLYLPSLLAQFNTPATGTPPEWVVWINNYLVSGDHPLYMLVYFLLIVFFTYFYVSITFNPDEVSENMKKYGGFIPGIRAGRPTAEYLQYVLSRITLPGALYLGFVALIPLIALVLVGANQNFPFGGTSILIMVGVGLETVKQIDAQLQQRHYEGLLR is encoded by the coding sequence TTGCTTAGCGCTATTGGCCGGGCTTTCCGGACGCCAGACCTGCGACGCAAGCTGTTGTTTACGCTGGGTATCATCACTATCTTCCGCATGGGTGCTTTTATCCCGGCCCCGGGTGTTGACTACGGCAATGTGCAGCAGTGCTTGGCTCTGGGTGCCACTTCGGGTGGCATATACGAATTCGTCAATCTTTTTAGCGGCGGCGCCCTGCTGCAGGTTTCCATCTTTGCCCTGGGCATCATGCCGTACATTACGGCCAGCATCATCGTCCAGCTGCTGCGCGTGGTGATCCCGCACTTCCAGGCACTCCATGAAGAAGGAGCGCAGGGCCAGTCCAAGCTCACGCAGTACACGCGCTACCTCACCATTGCGCTTGGCCTGCTCAACGCCACCACAGTGGTCTCCCTGGCCCGCTCCGGGGCACTGTTCAACAACCAGTGCGCGCTGCCCGTCATCCCCGATGACAGCCTGGTCACCATCCTCCTGCTCATCATCACCCTGACCGCCGGCACCGGCGTCATCATGTGGATGGGCGAACTGGTCACGGAGAAGGGCGTGGGCAACGGCATGTCGCTGCTCATCTTCACCTCCATCGCCGCTTCCTTCCCCAGCGCCCTCGGCGCCATCCTCACCGCACAGGGCTGGACCATCTTCCTGGCCGTCCTTGCCGTGGGTGTCCTCACCGTGACACTGGTGATCTTCGTGGAACAGTCGCAGCGGCGCGTGCCCGTGCAGTATGCCAAGCGCATGGTCGGCCGGCGCACCGTCGGCGGGACGAACACCTACATCCCGATCAAGGTGAACATGGCAGGCGTGATCCCCGTGATCTTCGCTTCCTCCATGCTGTACCTGCCCAGCCTGCTGGCCCAGTTCAATACCCCCGCCACCGGCACGCCGCCGGAATGGGTGGTCTGGATCAACAACTACCTGGTCAGCGGCGACCACCCGCTGTACATGCTGGTGTACTTCCTCCTGATCGTCTTCTTCACCTACTTCTACGTCTCCATCACGTTCAACCCGGACGAGGTCTCGGAGAACATGAAGAAGTACGGCGGCTTCATTCCCGGCATCCGGGCCGGCCGCCCCACCGCCGAATACCTGCAGTATGTGCTCTCACGGATCACGCTGCCCGGCGCCCTGTACCTGGGCTTCGTCGCCCTGATCCCGCTGATTGCTCTGGTGTTGGTTGGAGCTAACCAGAACTTCCCGTTCGGCGGAACGTCAATCCTCATCATGGTTGGTGTGGGACTGGAAACGGTCAAACAGATTGACGCACAGCTCCAGCAACGTCACTACGAAGGGTTATTGCGATGA
- the rplO gene encoding 50S ribosomal protein L15, whose product MPEDNKALKVHHLRPAPGAKTAKTRVGRGEGSKGKTAGRGTKGTAARYQVKAGFAGGQLPLHMRLPKLRGFKNPFRVEFQVVNLDKISELFPEGGAVTIEALVAKGAVRKNQPVKVLGSGDITVKVDVQANAFSASAAEKIAAAGGSTTEV is encoded by the coding sequence ATGCCCGAAGATAACAAAGCTCTGAAGGTTCATCACCTGCGTCCGGCACCCGGTGCCAAGACGGCCAAGACCCGCGTAGGCCGCGGTGAAGGTTCCAAGGGTAAGACGGCAGGCCGCGGTACCAAGGGTACGGCTGCCCGCTACCAGGTCAAGGCCGGTTTCGCAGGCGGGCAGCTTCCGCTGCACATGCGCCTGCCGAAGCTGCGCGGCTTCAAGAACCCGTTCCGGGTCGAGTTCCAGGTTGTAAACCTGGACAAGATCTCGGAGCTGTTCCCCGAAGGCGGCGCCGTGACCATCGAAGCACTGGTTGCCAAGGGTGCGGTTCGCAAGAACCAGCCCGTGAAGGTTCTTGGATCCGGCGACATCACCGTCAAGGTTGATGTGCAGGCCAACGCCTTCTCCGCCAGCGCAGCTGAGAAGATCGCCGCAGCGGGCGGATCCACCACCGAGGTCTAG
- the rpmD gene encoding 50S ribosomal protein L30 gives MSTPKNVAVSSARLEITQIKSTIGGKQNQRDTLRSLGLKHIGDSVVRTADAVTVGMINTVPHLVKVEEAK, from the coding sequence ATGTCGACTCCGAAGAACGTTGCCGTTAGCTCGGCACGGCTGGAAATCACTCAGATTAAGTCCACCATCGGTGGTAAGCAGAATCAGCGCGACACGCTGCGTTCACTGGGCCTGAAGCACATCGGCGACTCCGTCGTCCGTACTGCCGATGCAGTGACCGTTGGCATGATCAACACGGTTCCGCACCTCGTGAAGGTTGAGGAGGCGAAGTAA
- the rpsE gene encoding 30S ribosomal protein S5 — protein MTEATAAEATETKEAAATGTDDRRGGRRGEQRSDRGGRGERGGRGGRDGGRNDDKDKFIERVVTINRVAKVVKGGRRFSFTALVVVGDGNGMVGVGYGKAKEVPSAIAKAVEEAKKSFFRVPRIGGTVPHLVQGEAAAGVVLLRPASPGTGVIAGGPVRAILECAGIHDVLSKSLGSSNAINIVHATVDALKRLEEPQAVAARRGLPLDEVVPAAMLRNMQKAGA, from the coding sequence GTGACTGAAGCTACAGCTGCTGAGGCAACTGAGACCAAGGAAGCCGCAGCCACCGGTACCGACGACCGCCGCGGCGGACGTCGCGGCGAGCAGCGCTCCGACCGTGGAGGCCGCGGCGAACGCGGTGGCCGCGGTGGCCGCGATGGCGGACGCAACGATGATAAGGACAAGTTCATTGAACGCGTCGTTACCATCAACCGTGTTGCCAAGGTGGTCAAGGGTGGCCGTCGCTTCAGCTTCACCGCCCTCGTAGTTGTCGGTGACGGCAACGGCATGGTCGGCGTTGGCTACGGCAAGGCAAAGGAAGTTCCCTCCGCTATCGCGAAGGCCGTTGAAGAAGCCAAGAAGTCCTTCTTCCGCGTCCCCCGCATCGGTGGAACCGTTCCGCACCTCGTCCAGGGTGAAGCAGCTGCAGGCGTTGTCCTGCTGCGTCCGGCTTCCCCCGGTACCGGCGTTATCGCCGGCGGTCCGGTTCGCGCCATCCTCGAATGCGCCGGTATCCACGACGTGCTGTCCAAGTCGCTCGGGTCCTCCAACGCCATCAACATCGTGCACGCCACGGTGGATGCGCTGAAGCGTCTCGAAGAGCCCCAGGCTGTGGCTGCACGCCGCGGTCTTCCGCTCGACGAGGTTGTTCCCGCCGCGATGCTCCGCAACATGCAGAAGGCAGGTGCCTGA
- the rplR gene encoding 50S ribosomal protein L18: MAISINKKRNSKSKAALRSRRQLRIRKRISGTTARPRLVVNRSSRHVFVQVVDDTRGVTVASASTMEADLRALDGDKTAKAKRVGELVAERSKAAGVEAVVFDRGGNRYHGRIAAVADGAREGGLAL, from the coding sequence ATGGCCATCAGCATCAATAAGAAGCGAAACAGCAAGAGCAAGGCTGCCCTCCGCAGCCGTCGCCAGCTGCGTATCCGCAAGCGGATTTCCGGGACCACGGCTCGTCCGCGCCTCGTGGTCAACCGCTCCTCCCGCCACGTATTCGTCCAGGTTGTCGATGACACCCGCGGCGTAACCGTGGCATCCGCCTCCACCATGGAAGCGGATCTGCGTGCACTGGACGGCGACAAGACTGCCAAGGCCAAGCGCGTCGGCGAACTCGTCGCTGAGCGGTCCAAGGCCGCCGGCGTCGAAGCCGTTGTCTTTGACCGCGGCGGCAACCGCTACCACGGCCGTATTGCTGCAGTTGCAGACGGCGCACGTGAAGGTGGGCTGGCACTGTGA
- the rplF gene encoding 50S ribosomal protein L6, protein MSRIGRLPIPVPAGVDIAINGNVVSVKGAKGELSHTVPSPITASLEDGIITVTRPNDERESRSLHGLTRTLISNMITGVTEGYKKDLEIVGTGYRVVAKGADLEFALGYSHPVPVTAPEGITLTVVGPTKVTVSGIDKQQVGEVSANIRKLRKPDPYKGKGIRYAGEIVRRKVGKAGK, encoded by the coding sequence ATGTCACGTATTGGACGTCTGCCCATCCCGGTTCCTGCCGGAGTAGATATCGCCATCAACGGAAACGTTGTGTCCGTCAAGGGCGCCAAGGGCGAGCTGAGCCACACTGTGCCCAGCCCGATCACGGCTTCCCTGGAAGACGGCATCATTACCGTTACCCGCCCGAACGACGAGCGTGAATCCCGCTCCCTCCACGGCCTGACCCGCACCCTGATCAGCAACATGATCACCGGTGTGACCGAAGGCTACAAGAAGGATCTGGAAATCGTTGGTACCGGTTACCGCGTTGTCGCCAAGGGAGCGGACCTCGAGTTCGCCCTGGGCTACAGCCACCCGGTCCCCGTCACCGCCCCGGAAGGCATCACGCTTACCGTGGTCGGCCCGACGAAGGTCACCGTGTCCGGTATCGACAAGCAGCAGGTGGGCGAGGTTTCCGCCAACATCCGCAAGCTGCGTAAGCCCGACCCCTACAAGGGCAAGGGTATTCGTTACGCCGGCGAGATTGTCCGCCGCAAGGTCGGAAAGGCTGGTAAGTAA
- the rpsH gene encoding 30S ribosomal protein S8 gives MTMTDPVADMLTRLRNANSAYHDSVSMPYSKLKARVADILKAEGYIAGWKEEEAEVGKKLTLDLKFGPNRERSIAGVRRISKPGLRVYAKSTNLPRVLGGLGIAILSTSSGLLTDRQAAKKGVGGEVLAYVW, from the coding sequence ATGACAATGACAGATCCTGTCGCAGATATGCTCACGCGTCTGCGCAATGCAAACTCGGCATACCACGACTCCGTGTCTATGCCCTACAGCAAGCTCAAGGCGCGCGTTGCTGACATCCTGAAGGCCGAAGGCTACATCGCCGGCTGGAAGGAAGAAGAAGCCGAGGTCGGCAAGAAGCTGACCCTGGACCTCAAGTTCGGTCCGAACCGCGAGCGTTCCATCGCCGGCGTTCGCCGCATCTCCAAGCCCGGTCTGCGCGTTTACGCAAAGTCCACCAACCTGCCGCGCGTGCTCGGTGGTCTGGGTATCGCAATCCTGTCGACGTCGTCAGGTCTCCTGACCGACCGCCAGGCCGCCAAGAAGGGTGTAGGTGGGGAAGTCCTCGCCTACGTCTGGTAG
- the rplE gene encoding 50S ribosomal protein L5, with protein MTETVTKIVPRLKTRYAAEIKQTLQDEFNYANVNQVPRLVKVVVNMGVGDAAKDSKLIDGAVRDLTQITGQKPQVTKARKSIAQFKLREGMPIGAHVTLRGDRMWEFVDRLVTLALPRIRDFRGLNGKQFDGNGNYTFGLTEQSMFHEIDQDKIDRVRGMDVTVVTTAKTDDEGRALLKALGFPFKSED; from the coding sequence ATGACTGAGACTGTCACCAAGATCGTTCCCCGTCTGAAGACCCGCTACGCAGCGGAGATCAAGCAGACCCTGCAGGACGAATTCAACTACGCAAACGTCAACCAGGTTCCCCGCCTCGTCAAGGTGGTCGTGAACATGGGTGTTGGAGATGCCGCCAAGGACTCCAAGCTCATTGACGGTGCTGTCCGGGACCTCACCCAGATCACGGGCCAGAAGCCCCAGGTCACCAAGGCACGCAAGTCCATCGCGCAGTTCAAGCTGCGTGAAGGCATGCCGATCGGCGCGCACGTTACCCTGCGCGGCGACCGGATGTGGGAGTTCGTGGACCGCCTGGTTACCCTGGCTCTGCCCCGTATCCGTGACTTCCGCGGCCTGAACGGCAAGCAGTTCGACGGCAACGGCAACTACACGTTCGGTCTGACCGAACAGTCGATGTTCCACGAAATCGATCAGGACAAGATCGACCGCGTACGCGGCATGGACGTCACCGTGGTTACCACTGCAAAGACCGATGACGAGGGACGCGCGCTGCTGAAGGCGCTCGGCTTCCCGTTCAAATCCGAAGATTAA
- the rplX gene encoding 50S ribosomal protein L24, whose amino-acid sequence MAKIKKGDLVQVITGAKAERGGDRGKQGKVLKVFPESNRVLVEGINRVTKHTKVGQSSRGSKTGGIEVVEAPIHVSNVAVVDPETKKPTRVGFRTETVEKDGRERTVRIRVAKGSGKDL is encoded by the coding sequence ATGGCAAAGATCAAGAAGGGTGACCTCGTTCAGGTCATCACCGGTGCAAAGGCTGAGCGCGGCGGAGACCGCGGCAAGCAGGGCAAGGTTCTGAAGGTTTTCCCCGAGAGCAACCGCGTTCTCGTTGAAGGCATCAACCGCGTCACCAAGCACACCAAGGTTGGCCAGTCCTCCCGTGGTTCCAAGACCGGCGGCATCGAGGTTGTTGAAGCCCCGATCCACGTTTCCAACGTCGCCGTTGTCGACCCGGAAACCAAGAAGCCGACCCGTGTTGGCTTCCGCACTGAAACCGTCGAAAAAGATGGCCGTGAGCGCACAGTGCGTATCCGCGTGGCCAAGGGCTCTGGGAAGGACCTCTAA
- the rplN gene encoding 50S ribosomal protein L14 produces MIQQESRLKVADNTGAKEILTIRVLGGSGRRYAGIGDTIVATVKDAIPGGNVKKGDVVKAVIVRTKKERRRQDGSYIKFDENAAVILKNDGDPRGTRIFGPVGRELRDKKFMKIISLAPEVL; encoded by the coding sequence GTGATTCAGCAGGAGTCGCGACTGAAGGTCGCCGACAACACGGGTGCCAAGGAAATCTTGACCATCCGCGTTCTCGGTGGATCCGGCCGTCGCTACGCAGGCATTGGCGACACCATCGTTGCCACCGTCAAGGATGCAATTCCCGGCGGCAACGTCAAAAAGGGCGACGTGGTCAAGGCCGTCATCGTCCGTACCAAGAAGGAACGCCGCCGCCAGGACGGTTCCTACATCAAGTTCGATGAGAACGCTGCAGTGATCTTGAAGAACGACGGCGACCCCCGTGGTACCCGTATCTTCGGGCCGGTCGGCCGCGAACTTCGCGACAAGAAGTTCATGAAGATCATTTCGCTGGCTCCGGAGGTGCTGTAG
- the rpsQ gene encoding 30S ribosomal protein S17 has protein sequence MSENKNEAAVTTDANGADARGYRKTARGYVVSDKMDKTIVVQVEDRVKHALYGKVIRRTEKRKAHDEQNAAGIGDLVLIAETRPLSATKRWRLVEILEKAK, from the coding sequence GTGAGCGAAAACAAGAATGAGGCAGCAGTGACAACTGACGCAAACGGCGCCGATGCCCGCGGGTACCGGAAGACCGCACGCGGCTACGTGGTCTCGGACAAGATGGACAAGACCATCGTTGTCCAGGTTGAAGACCGCGTGAAGCACGCCCTTTACGGCAAGGTTATTCGCCGGACCGAGAAGCGCAAGGCCCATGACGAGCAGAACGCTGCCGGCATTGGTGACCTCGTGCTGATCGCCGAGACCCGGCCGCTGTCCGCTACCAAGCGGTGGCGCCTGGTCGAGATCCTCGAAAAGGCCAAGTAA
- the rpmC gene encoding 50S ribosomal protein L29, with the protein MAVGSKELTTEQLDGFDKDRLVEELRKSKEELFNLRFQSATGQLENHGRLRAVKRDIARIYTVLRERELGIRPEVVAPVEEAAPEAPKKSKKKATESEAEAKVAEDDAK; encoded by the coding sequence ATGGCAGTTGGATCAAAAGAGCTGACAACTGAGCAGCTGGACGGCTTCGATAAGGACCGTCTCGTCGAGGAACTGCGCAAGTCCAAGGAGGAGCTGTTCAACCTCCGCTTCCAGTCGGCCACCGGCCAGCTGGAAAACCACGGTCGTCTGCGTGCAGTCAAGCGCGATATCGCCCGCATCTACACGGTGCTGCGTGAGCGCGAGCTGGGCATTCGTCCCGAGGTAGTTGCTCCCGTTGAGGAAGCAGCACCCGAGGCACCGAAGAAGTCCAAGAAGAAGGCTACTGAGTCTGAAGCTGAAGCCAAGGTCGCTGAGGATGATGCCAAGTGA
- the rplP gene encoding 50S ribosomal protein L16 translates to MLIPRRVKFRKQHHPGRSGAATGGTAVSFGEWGIQALTPAYVTNRQIEAARIAMTRHIKRGGKVWINIYPDRPLTKKPAETRMGSGKGSPEWWVANVKPGRVLFELSGVSEEVAREALRLAIHKLPLKARIVRREGGE, encoded by the coding sequence ATGCTTATCCCACGTCGAGTCAAGTTCCGTAAGCAGCACCACCCGGGTCGCTCCGGCGCTGCAACCGGCGGCACTGCCGTCAGCTTCGGCGAGTGGGGTATCCAGGCTCTGACGCCTGCATACGTCACCAACCGCCAGATTGAAGCTGCACGTATTGCCATGACACGCCACATCAAGCGTGGCGGCAAGGTCTGGATCAACATCTACCCGGACCGTCCGCTGACGAAGAAGCCTGCTGAAACCCGTATGGGTTCCGGTAAGGGTTCTCCGGAGTGGTGGGTTGCAAACGTCAAGCCGGGCCGGGTTCTCTTCGAACTCTCCGGTGTTTCCGAAGAGGTAGCTCGTGAGGCCCTGCGCCTGGCGATCCATAAGCTGCCGTTGAAGGCACGCATTGTGCGTCGCGAGGGTGGTGAATAG
- the rpsC gene encoding 30S ribosomal protein S3, translated as MGQKVNPHGFRLGITTDHVSHWFADSNKPGQRYKDFVREDIKIRQLMSTGMDRAGIAKVEIERTRDRVRVDIHTARPGIVIGRRGAEADRIRGELEKLTGKQVQLNILEVKNPEMEAQLVAQGVAEQLSSRVAFRRAMKKAIQSAQRAGAKGIRIQCSGRLGGAEMSRSEFYREGRVPLHTLRAQIDYGFFEAKTTFGRIGVKVWIYKGDVTAKELAAQQAAAPSRGRSNDRPGRGPADRGDRGGDRRRRNDRGDKAAAPAAEAPAAEAAAPAAEGGQA; from the coding sequence GTGGGACAGAAGGTAAACCCGCACGGGTTCCGACTCGGCATCACCACTGACCACGTATCGCACTGGTTTGCTGACAGCAACAAGCCGGGCCAGCGTTACAAGGACTTTGTCCGCGAGGACATCAAGATCCGTCAGCTGATGTCCACCGGCATGGATCGCGCCGGCATCGCCAAGGTTGAGATCGAGCGCACCCGTGACCGTGTTCGTGTGGATATCCACACCGCACGTCCGGGCATCGTGATCGGTCGCCGCGGCGCCGAAGCTGACCGCATCCGCGGCGAGCTCGAAAAGCTCACCGGCAAGCAGGTTCAGCTGAACATCCTTGAGGTCAAGAACCCCGAGATGGAAGCACAGCTTGTTGCCCAGGGTGTTGCTGAGCAGCTCTCTTCCCGCGTGGCTTTCCGCCGTGCGATGAAGAAGGCCATCCAGTCCGCACAGCGTGCAGGTGCAAAGGGTATCCGTATCCAGTGCTCCGGCCGTCTGGGCGGCGCTGAAATGAGCCGTTCGGAGTTCTACCGCGAAGGCCGTGTGCCCCTGCACACCCTCCGCGCGCAGATCGACTACGGTTTCTTCGAAGCCAAGACCACCTTCGGCCGCATCGGCGTGAAGGTCTGGATCTACAAGGGCGACGTCACCGCTAAGGAACTGGCTGCACAGCAGGCTGCTGCACCGTCCCGCGGACGCTCCAACGACCGTCCGGGCCGCGGCCCCGCCGACCGTGGCGACCGTGGCGGCGACCGCCGTCGTCGTAACGACCGCGGCGACAAGGCCGCCGCGCCTGCTGCAGAGGCTCCGGCCGCTGAGGCAGCTGCCCCCGCAGCAGAAGGAGGACAGGCTTAA
- the rplV gene encoding 50S ribosomal protein L22, whose amino-acid sequence MEAKAIARHIRVTPMKARRVVNLVRGKQANEALAILKFAPQAASEPVLKVVQSAMANARVLADRDGVAFDEGDLFISEAFVDEGPTMKRFQPRAQGRAYRINKRTSHVTVVVATPTIEEER is encoded by the coding sequence ATGGAAGCCAAGGCAATTGCGCGTCATATCCGCGTAACGCCTATGAAGGCCCGGCGCGTCGTCAACCTTGTTCGTGGCAAGCAAGCGAATGAGGCTCTGGCAATTCTGAAGTTTGCCCCCCAGGCAGCTTCGGAGCCGGTACTTAAGGTAGTTCAGTCGGCTATGGCCAATGCACGTGTCCTCGCGGACCGTGACGGCGTGGCCTTCGACGAAGGTGACCTCTTCATCAGCGAAGCATTCGTTGACGAAGGACCCACCATGAAGCGGTTCCAGCCGCGGGCCCAGGGCCGCGCCTACCGCATCAACAAGCGGACCAGCCACGTCACCGTGGTAGTCGCAACCCCTACGATCGAGGAGGAACGCTAA
- the rpsS gene encoding 30S ribosomal protein S19 translates to MPRSLKKGPFVDQHLFLKVAAENEKGTKNVIKTWSRRSMIIPDMLGHTIAVHDGRKHIPVFVTESMVGHKLGEFALTRTFRGHVKDDRKGKRR, encoded by the coding sequence ATGCCACGCAGCCTGAAGAAAGGCCCCTTCGTCGACCAGCACCTGTTTCTCAAGGTAGCGGCCGAAAACGAAAAGGGCACCAAGAACGTCATCAAGACGTGGTCCCGCCGTTCGATGATCATCCCCGACATGCTCGGGCACACGATCGCCGTACACGACGGACGTAAGCACATTCCGGTGTTTGTCACCGAGTCGATGGTCGGGCACAAGCTCGGCGAATTCGCTCTGACGCGGACATTCCGCGGCCATGTGAAGGACGACCGCAAGGGCAAGCGCCGCTAG